A single Lemur catta isolate mLemCat1 chromosome 20, mLemCat1.pri, whole genome shotgun sequence DNA region contains:
- the IRX3 gene encoding iroquois-class homeodomain protein IRX-3 → MSFPQLGYQYIRPLYPPERPGAASGGGSAGSRGGPGAGASELAASGSLSNVLSSVYGAPYAAAAAAAAAAQGYGAFLPYAAAELPIFPQLGAQYELKDSPGVQHPAAAAAFSHPHPAFYPYGQYQFGDPSRPKNATRESTSTLKAWLNEHRKNPYPTKGEKIMLAIITKMTLTQVSTWFANARRRLKKENKMTWAPRSRTDEEGNAYGSEREEEDEEEDEEDGKRELELEEEELVGEEEEDTGGEGLADDEDEEIDLENLDGAAAGPELSLAGAVRRDGDLGLGPISDSKNSDSEDSSEGLEERPLPVLSLAPAPPPVAAALPSPPSPPAGLDPCVPAPAPASALQKPKIWSLAETATSPDNPRRSPPGAGGSPPGAAVAPPALQLSPAAAAAAAHRLVSAPLGKFPAWTSRPFPGPPPGPRPHPLSLLGSASPHLLGLPGAAGHPAAAAAAAAFARPAEPEGGTDRCSALEVEKKLLKTAFQPVPRRPQNHLDAALVLSALSSS, encoded by the exons ATGTCCTTCCCCCAGCTTGGATACCAGTACATCCGCCCGCTCTACCCGCCCGAGCGCCCGGGGGCCgccagcggcggcggcagcgcgGGATCCCGGGGCGGCCCGGGCGCCGGAGCTTCGGAGCTGGCCGCCTCGGGGTCCCTGTCCAACGTGCTTTCGTCCGTGTACGGGGCGCCCTATGCTGCGGCCGcagcggccgccgccgccgcccaaGGCTACGGCGCCTTCCTGCCCTACGCCGCCGCGGAGCTGCCCATCTTCCCGCAGCTG GGCGCGCAGTATGAGCTGAAGGACAGCCCCGGGGTGCAGCatccggccgccgccgccgcgttTTCGCACCCGCACCCCGCCTTCTACCCGTATGGCCAGTACCAGTTCGGGGACCCGTCCCGTCCCAAGAACGCCACTCGGGAGAGCACCAGCACGCTCAAGGCCTGGCTCAACGAGCACCGCAAGAACCCCTACCCCACCAAGGGCGAGAAGATCATGCTGGCCATCATCACCAAGATGACCCTCACCCAGGTGTCCACCTGGTTCGCCAACGCGCGCCGGCGCCTCAAGAAGGAGAACAAGATGACGTGGGCGCCTCGCAGCCGCACTGATGAGGAGGGCAACGCTTACGGGAGCGAGCGCGAGGAGGAAGACGaagaggaggacgaggaggacgGCAAACGCgagctggagctggaggaggaggagctcgtgggggaggaggaggaggacacggGGGGCGAGGGCCTGGCGGACGACGAGGACGAGGAGATCGATTTGGAGAACTTAGACGGCGCGGCCGCCGGGCCTGAGCTGTCCCTGGCTGGGGCGGTGCGTAGGGATGGCGACCTCGGCCTGGGACCGATTTCGGACTCCAAAAATAGCGATTCGGAAGACAGCTCTGAGGGCTTGGAGGAGCGGCCACTGCCGGTCTTGAGTCTGGCCCCAGCGCCACCACCGGTGGCCGCGGCTCTGCCGTCTCCGCCCTCGCCCCCCGCAGGCCTGGACCCTTGCGTTCCCGCACCAGCGCCCGCCTCCGCCCTGCAAAAGCCCAAGATCTGGTCCCTGGCCGAGACAGCCACAAGCCCGGACAACCCGCGCCGATCACCTCCCGGCGCGGGGGGTTCTCCCCCAGGGGCAGCCGTAGCGCCCCCCGCCCTGCAGCTCTctccggccgccgccgccgccgcggctcACAGACTGGTCTCGGCGCCGCTGGGCAAGTTCCCCGCTTGGACCAGCCGGCCGTTCCCAGGCCCGCCGCCCGGCCCACGCCCGCACCCGCTCTCTCTGCTGGGTTCGGCCTCTCCGCACCTGCTGGGACTTCCCGGAGCCGCAGGCCACCcggctgccgctgccgccgccgccgccttcgCTCGTCCCGCGGAGCCCGAGGGCGGAACAG ATCGCTGTAGTGCCTTGGAAGTGGAGAAAAAGTTACTCAAGACAGCTTTCCAGCCCGTGCCCAGGCG GCCCCAGAACCACCTGGACGCCGCTCTGGTCCTATCGGCTCTCTCCTCATcctag